A stretch of the Malus domestica chromosome 08, GDT2T_hap1 genome encodes the following:
- the LOC103428511 gene encoding uncharacterized protein isoform X1, with amino-acid sequence MTGGRCHEKKKMMGRGADGGCGTEERPCPIPRVRPKIPATQLEILEKSSSSLRIDFFSQARKALCERSPFDVPEDGSSSSVPTTLPRGLASFLSRQSDSRKRHKKSHAGAEKKSFRQRERSRGNNIWVETEDYFRPLTLPDIDALSQVSELSNLASHKCFSIPVVGNVPRRNANENVNANGVVVSEEDANGGKSNCVVVKDEGINGGNANDAIVMDENANDQNANDGVVKAECAYEWNANSVVVEKVNENGGNENRVVKDEVKTEKDEHSMEIDSVGASGLPPSGLEWLLGYRNKISLTSERPSKKRKVLGSDAGLEKVLIAAPCDGNSSLCHFCCMGDAGNESNPLIVCSSCKVGVHQKCYGVLENVDASWLCSWCKKKTDTSDSVKPCVLCSKQGGALKPIIKSAENGGSMDFVHLFCCQWMPEVYIEDLAKMEPIINVGGIIETRRKLICNICKVKWGACVRCSHGTCRTSFHPLCAREARQRMEIWGKYGCDNVELRAFCSKHSEVPGNNNSQLVSPSVSADKNSNVSNHLPMALSENKLPKLRIGPRNGDKTAVPIEALDITSDKSGDSESQEIVFPIPRLNPRLTSECGNAQPMINAGAFERSKEDVNASNSLKFSLILKKLIDCGKVNVKDVALDVGLSPDSLSASLADGTMVPDVQGRIVKWLKDHSNLDLKQKNGKMKLRSAMSSMAEFGDSDGSEAASLSESDMADVAVKSVPPRRRTKSSIRFLKDDKVISSSKGIFNDNGTLDKIKVDQPVTDEQENLSRVSVPDPVEKNPTEADVFQHSLMTHSPRSEGLLAKPLNCSLLQMGQEQLGTIPLQGTSAIANEGQSFSVAKPVIPEFNKSEAEVPGFYVHPYIENKLLQMQTGVSLENSIYGSSEGEISRLEASSHASVCCNHQNKHPKCCDIIFKSDEMKLEQLVKARKMGVLEICPGDEMEGELIYYQHRLLNNAIARKHFTDNLVSNVAKSLPLEIDAARRQKWDAVLVNQYLWELREAKKQGRKERRHKEAQAVLAAATAAAAASSRISSFRKEVLDESSHQENVTKLNTSSGRSSFSSQMMPRPKETFPRVAVPRISVEKHSGFVHSVTDSSKEHPRSCDICRRYETLLNPILVCCSCKVAIHLDCYRRTRESTGPWYCELCEEMSSTCIAGAPVNFWEKDHFVAECGLCGGKTGAFRKSSDGKWVHAFCAEWIFESTFRRGQVSLIEGMETISKGLDFCYICRRKCGVCIKCNFGNCQSTFHPSCARSSGFYMNVKTFGGKIQHKAYCEKHSVEQRTKAETQIHGTEELENLRKIRVELERVRLLCDRIIKREKVKRELLICSHDLLAVRRDHVTRTVLVNSPLLPPDVSSESATTSLNGHTDDYKSCSDAIQRSDDVTVDSTISVKRRRVPITIDNDPKTDDDSSTSQNHSTKKLLERPQVSDKHIPCGASSAATCKLSEDGGWRSKSRKHAETFEKELVMTSDQASMKNMKLPKGYAYVPADCIPNEKQINQDACSGEQPQGDG; translated from the exons ATGACCGGAGGCCGATGTcacgagaagaagaagatgatgggtAGGGGTGCGGACGGAGGTTGCGGCACCGAGGAGAGGCCTTGCCCAATTCCTAGGGTTCGGCCCAAAATTCCGGCTACCCAACTGGAAATTCTAGAGAAGTCGTCGAGCTCTTTGAGAATTGATTTTTTCTCGCAGGCTAGGAAGGCTTTGTGTGAGCGCTCTCCTTTTGATGTTCCTGAGGACGGCTCATCTTCGAGTGTGCCCACCACCTTGCCTAGGGGTTTGGCTAGCTTCTTGTCGAGGCAGTCAGATAGTCGAAAGCGGCATAAGAAGTCGCATGCCGGCGCTGAGAAGAAGAGTTTTCGGCAGAGAGAGAGGTCCCGGGGTAATAACATTTGGGTGGAGACTGAGGACTACTTTAGACCATTGACACTGCCTGATATTGATGCGTTGTCTCAGGTATCCGAGCTTAGTAATTTAGCTTCTCACAAGTGTTTTTCGATTCCGGTTGTGGGAAATGTTCCGAGGCGGAATGCGAATGAGAACGTTAATGCAAACGGAGTTGTTGTCAGTGAGGAGGATGCAAATGGCGGTAAGTCAAATTGTGTTGTTGTCAAGGATGAAGGTATAAATGGGGGGAATGCAAATGATGCCATTGTCATGGATGAGAATGCAAACGATCAGAATGCTAATGATGGTGTCGTCAAGGCTGAGTGTGCTTATGAATGGAATGCCAATTCGGTTGTAGTTGAAAAAGTGAATGAGAATGGTGGAAATGAAAATAGGGTTGTCAAAGACGAGGTTAAGACAGAGAAGGATGAACATTCCATGGAAATAGATAGTGTGGGAGCTTCTGGGTTGCCCCCTAGTGGTCTTGAGTGGCTTTTAGGGTACAGGAATAAGATTTCTTTAACATCAGAGCGCCCGTCAAAGAAGCGGAAGGTTCTAGGTTCTGATGCAGGATTGGAGAAAGTGTTAATAGCGGCTCCATGTGATGGGAATTCATCTTTATGCCATTTCTGCTGCATGGGTGATGCAGGGAACGAGTCAAACCCATTGATTGTCTGTAGTTCTTGTAAGGTTGGAGTTCATCAGAAGTGCTATGGAGTACTAGAGAATGTAGATGCTTCATGGTTATGCTCTTGGTGTAAGAAGAAGACTGATACTAGTGATTCAGTAAAGCCATGTGTGCTTTGCTCAAAGCAGGGTGGCGCTTTAAAGCCAATTATTAAGAGCGCTGAAAATGGTGGATCTATGGATTTTGTTCACTTGTTTTGCTGTCAATGGATGCCTGAGGTTTATATAGAGGACTTAGCAAAGATGGAGCCTATCATAAACGTTGGAGGAATAATTGAAACCCGCAGAAAGTTAATATGTAACATATGCAAGGTGAAGTGGGGCGCTTGTGTTCGGTGCAGTCATG GAACTTGCAGAACTTCGTTTCATCCATTATGTGCGAGGGAGGCAAGACAGAGAATGGAAATTTGGGGAAAATATGGGTGCGATAAT GTTGAGCTGAGGGCCTTTTGTTCAAAGCACTCAGAAGTACCAGGTAACAACAACAGTCAATTAGTATCTCCCTCTGTCTCTGCTGACAAGAACTCAAATGTCTCCAACCATCTTCCTATGGCATTGTCAGAAAACAAATTACCCAAGTTAAGGATAGGCCCTAGAAATGGTGATAAAACTGCAGTACCTATTGAGGCTCTAGATATTACTTCTGACAAATCGGGTGATAGTGAATCACAGGAGATAGTGTTTCCTATTCCAAGATTAAATCCTAGGCTGACATCGGAGTGTGGTAATGCACAGCCGATGATTAATGCAGGGGCATTTGAGAGAAGCAAAGAGGATGTTAATGCTTCTAATTCCCTTAAATTTTCTCTGATTTTAAAGAAG CTGATTGATTGTGGAAAAGTTAATGTGAAGGATGTGGCATTGGACGTTGGTCTCTCACCTGATTCTTTATCTGCATCACTTGCT GATGGTACTATGGTGCCTGATGTGCAAGGAAGAATAGTTAAATGGCTAAAAGACCATTCTAACTTGGATTTAAAGCagaaaaatggaaaaatgaAATTAAGATCAGCAATGTCATCCATGGCTGAGTTTGGGGATTCTGATGGCTCTGAAGCTGCTTCATTATCGGAGTCTGATATGGCAGATGTAGCTGTTAAGTCAGTACCCCCACGGAGAAGAACCAAAAGCAGTATTAGGTTTCTGAAGGATGACAAAGTAATAAGCTCATCCAAGGGGATCTTTAATGACAATGGCACATTGGACAAGATTAAGGTTGATCAACCTGTCACTGATGAACAAGAAAATTTAAGTAGAGTGTCTGTCCCTGATCCTGTTGAGAAG AATCCAACAGAGGCCGATGTGTTTCAACATTCTTTGATGACACATTCACCTAGATCAGAAG GTCTTTTAGCTAAACCCTTGAATTGCAGCCTTTTGCAAATGGGTCAAGAGCAGTTGGGTACTATTCCTTTGCAGGGTACCTCAGCAATTGCAAATGAAGGTCAATCGTTTTCAGTTGCAAAACCGGTTATTCCTGAATTCAA TAAATCTGAGGCTGAAGTTCCTGGTTTTTATGTCCATCCGTATATTGAAAATAAGTTGTTGCAGATGCAGACTGGGGTGTCCTTAGAAAATTCAATATATG GTTCAAGTGAGGGAGAAATTTCACGTCTGGAGGCATCCTCCCATGCAAGTGTTTGCTGTAATCACCAAAATAAGCATCCAAAATGCTGTGACATCATTTTTAAATCCGATGAGATGAAACTAGAACAGTTGGTTAAGGCTCGAAAAATGGGAGTTCTAGAAATCTGTCCAGGTGATGAAATGGAAGGAGAGCTTATTTATTACCAGCATAGGTTGCTCAACAATGCGATTGCAAGAAAGCATTTTACTG ATAATTTGGTATCTAATGTTGCTAAGAGTCTTCCATTGGAGATTGATGCAGCACGGAGGCAAAAATGGGATGCTGTACTCGTTAACCAGTATCTTTGGGAGCTTAGGGAGGCAAAGAAGCAGGGTAGGAAGGAGAGACGGCATAAAGAAGCACAGGCTGTGCTAGCAGCTGcaactgctgctgctgctgcctcTTCTAGGATTTCATCATTTAGGAAAGAGGTTCTTGACGAATCTTCCCATCAGGAG AATGTGACGAAGTTGAATACTTCTAGTGGGAGGTCCAGCTTTTCCTCACAGATGATGCCGCGACCTAAAGAGACATTTCCGAGGGTGGCTGTTCCCCGGATTTCTGTGGAAAAACACTCGGGTTTTGTTCATTCAGTCACTGATTCTTCCAAAGAACATCCTAGATCTTGTGACATCTGCAGACGTTATGAAACGTTGTTAAACCCGATCTTAGTCTGTTGTAGTTGCAAG GTTGCCATTCACTTGGATTGCTATCGTAGGACTAGAGAATCTACAGGTCCATGGTATTGTGAACTGTGTGAAGAAATGTCATCAACTTGTATTGCTGGTGCTCCTGTCAATTTTTGGGAGAAAGATCATTTTGTTGCAGAATGTGGTTTATGTGGTGGCAAAACAGGTGCATTTAGGAAGTCTTCTGATGGTAAATGGGTACATGCCTTTTGTGCCGAG TGGATCTTTGAGTCAACATTCAGAAGGGGGCAAGTATCTCTCATTGAGGGAATG GAGACGATTTCTAAGGGGCTTGATTTTTGTTATATCTGCCGACGCAAATGTGGTGTCTGCATAAAA TGTAACTTTGGCAATTGTCAGTCAACATTTCATCCTTCCTGTGCTAGAAGTTCTGGTTTTTACATGAATGTGAAAACTTTCGGTGGAAAGATCCAACACAAGGCATACTGTGAAAAGCATAGTGTTGAGCAGAGGACGAAG GCTGAAACACAAATACATGGAACTGAGGAGTTAGAGAACCTCAGGAAAATCAGA GTTGAACTGGAGAGGGTACGACTACTTTGTGATAGAATCATCAAACGAGAAAAAGTAAAG CGGGAACTGCTCATTTGTTCACATGACCTTCTTGCTGTCAGGAGAGATCATGTTACTCGGACAGTGCTTGTTAATAGTCCTTTACTGCCACCTGATGTTAGTTCTGAATCAGCTACAACATCTCTTAACGGACATACAGATGATTACAAATCATGCAGTGATGCAATTCAAAGATCAGATGATGTGACTGTAGATAGTACAATTTCTGTGAAGCGGCGGAGAGTTCCTATAACTATTGACAATGACCCAAAAACAGATGATGACAGCTccacatcccaaaaccattctaCCAAAAAGCTCTTGGAGAGGCCACAAGTTTCTGATAAACATATTCCTTGTGGAGCTTCTAGTGCTGCAACTTGTAAGCTTTCGGAagatggaggatggaggtcaaaATCTAGGAAG CATGCCGAgacttttgagaaagaactGGTAATGACATCGGATCAAGCATcgatgaaaaatatgaaattaccCAAAGGATATGCATATGTTCCTGCTGATTGCATTCCAAATGAAAAGCAGATCAACCAGGATGCTTGTTCTGGTGAACAACCGCAAGGAGACGGGTAG
- the LOC103428511 gene encoding uncharacterized protein isoform X3 encodes MTGGRCHEKKKMMGRGADGGCGTEERPCPIPRVRPKIPATQLEILEKSSSSLRIDFFSQARKALCERSPFDVPEDGSSSSVPTTLPRGLASFLSRQSDSRKRHKKSHAGAEKKSFRQRERSRGNNIWVETEDYFRPLTLPDIDALSQVSELSNLASHKCFSIPVVGNVPRRNANENVNANGVVVSEEDANGGKSNCVVVKDEGINGGNANDAIVMDENANDQNANDGVVKAECAYEWNANSVVVEKVNENGGNENRVVKDEVKTEKDEHSMEIDSVGASGLPPSGLEWLLGYRNKISLTSERPSKKRKVLGSDAGLEKVLIAAPCDGNSSLCHFCCMGDAGNESNPLIVCSSCKVGVHQKCYGVLENVDASWLCSWCKKKTDTSDSVKPCVLCSKQGGALKPIIKSAENGGSMDFVHLFCCQWMPEVYIEDLAKMEPIINVGGIIETRRKLICNICKVKWGACVRCSHGTCRTSFHPLCAREARQRMEIWGKYGCDNVELRAFCSKHSEVPENKLPKLRIGPRNGDKTAVPIEALDITSDKSGDSESQEIVFPIPRLNPRLTSECGNAQPMINAGAFERSKEDVNASNSLKFSLILKKLIDCGKVNVKDVALDVGLSPDSLSASLADGTMVPDVQGRIVKWLKDHSNLDLKQKNGKMKLRSAMSSMAEFGDSDGSEAASLSESDMADVAVKSVPPRRRTKSSIRFLKDDKVISSSKGIFNDNGTLDKIKVDQPVTDEQENLSRVSVPDPVEKNPTEADVFQHSLMTHSPRSEGLLAKPLNCSLLQMGQEQLGTIPLQGTSAIANEGQSFSVAKPVIPEFNKSEAEVPGFYVHPYIENKLLQMQTGVSLENSIYGSSEGEISRLEASSHASVCCNHQNKHPKCCDIIFKSDEMKLEQLVKARKMGVLEICPGDEMEGELIYYQHRLLNNAIARKHFTDNLVSNVAKSLPLEIDAARRQKWDAVLVNQYLWELREAKKQGRKERRHKEAQAVLAAATAAAAASSRISSFRKEVLDESSHQENVTKLNTSSGRSSFSSQMMPRPKETFPRVAVPRISVEKHSGFVHSVTDSSKEHPRSCDICRRYETLLNPILVCCSCKVAIHLDCYRRTRESTGPWYCELCEEMSSTCIAGAPVNFWEKDHFVAECGLCGGKTGAFRKSSDGKWVHAFCAEWIFESTFRRGQVSLIEGMETISKGLDFCYICRRKCGVCIKCNFGNCQSTFHPSCARSSGFYMNVKTFGGKIQHKAYCEKHSVEQRTKAETQIHGTEELENLRKIRVELERVRLLCDRIIKREKVKRELLICSHDLLAVRRDHVTRTVLVNSPLLPPDVSSESATTSLNGHTDDYKSCSDAIQRSDDVTVDSTISVKRRRVPITIDNDPKTDDDSSTSQNHSTKKLLERPQVSDKHIPCGASSAATCKLSEDGGWRSKSRKHAETFEKELVMTSDQASMKNMKLPKGYAYVPADCIPNEKQINQDACSGEQPQGDG; translated from the exons ATGACCGGAGGCCGATGTcacgagaagaagaagatgatgggtAGGGGTGCGGACGGAGGTTGCGGCACCGAGGAGAGGCCTTGCCCAATTCCTAGGGTTCGGCCCAAAATTCCGGCTACCCAACTGGAAATTCTAGAGAAGTCGTCGAGCTCTTTGAGAATTGATTTTTTCTCGCAGGCTAGGAAGGCTTTGTGTGAGCGCTCTCCTTTTGATGTTCCTGAGGACGGCTCATCTTCGAGTGTGCCCACCACCTTGCCTAGGGGTTTGGCTAGCTTCTTGTCGAGGCAGTCAGATAGTCGAAAGCGGCATAAGAAGTCGCATGCCGGCGCTGAGAAGAAGAGTTTTCGGCAGAGAGAGAGGTCCCGGGGTAATAACATTTGGGTGGAGACTGAGGACTACTTTAGACCATTGACACTGCCTGATATTGATGCGTTGTCTCAGGTATCCGAGCTTAGTAATTTAGCTTCTCACAAGTGTTTTTCGATTCCGGTTGTGGGAAATGTTCCGAGGCGGAATGCGAATGAGAACGTTAATGCAAACGGAGTTGTTGTCAGTGAGGAGGATGCAAATGGCGGTAAGTCAAATTGTGTTGTTGTCAAGGATGAAGGTATAAATGGGGGGAATGCAAATGATGCCATTGTCATGGATGAGAATGCAAACGATCAGAATGCTAATGATGGTGTCGTCAAGGCTGAGTGTGCTTATGAATGGAATGCCAATTCGGTTGTAGTTGAAAAAGTGAATGAGAATGGTGGAAATGAAAATAGGGTTGTCAAAGACGAGGTTAAGACAGAGAAGGATGAACATTCCATGGAAATAGATAGTGTGGGAGCTTCTGGGTTGCCCCCTAGTGGTCTTGAGTGGCTTTTAGGGTACAGGAATAAGATTTCTTTAACATCAGAGCGCCCGTCAAAGAAGCGGAAGGTTCTAGGTTCTGATGCAGGATTGGAGAAAGTGTTAATAGCGGCTCCATGTGATGGGAATTCATCTTTATGCCATTTCTGCTGCATGGGTGATGCAGGGAACGAGTCAAACCCATTGATTGTCTGTAGTTCTTGTAAGGTTGGAGTTCATCAGAAGTGCTATGGAGTACTAGAGAATGTAGATGCTTCATGGTTATGCTCTTGGTGTAAGAAGAAGACTGATACTAGTGATTCAGTAAAGCCATGTGTGCTTTGCTCAAAGCAGGGTGGCGCTTTAAAGCCAATTATTAAGAGCGCTGAAAATGGTGGATCTATGGATTTTGTTCACTTGTTTTGCTGTCAATGGATGCCTGAGGTTTATATAGAGGACTTAGCAAAGATGGAGCCTATCATAAACGTTGGAGGAATAATTGAAACCCGCAGAAAGTTAATATGTAACATATGCAAGGTGAAGTGGGGCGCTTGTGTTCGGTGCAGTCATG GAACTTGCAGAACTTCGTTTCATCCATTATGTGCGAGGGAGGCAAGACAGAGAATGGAAATTTGGGGAAAATATGGGTGCGATAAT GTTGAGCTGAGGGCCTTTTGTTCAAAGCACTCAGAAGTACCAG AAAACAAATTACCCAAGTTAAGGATAGGCCCTAGAAATGGTGATAAAACTGCAGTACCTATTGAGGCTCTAGATATTACTTCTGACAAATCGGGTGATAGTGAATCACAGGAGATAGTGTTTCCTATTCCAAGATTAAATCCTAGGCTGACATCGGAGTGTGGTAATGCACAGCCGATGATTAATGCAGGGGCATTTGAGAGAAGCAAAGAGGATGTTAATGCTTCTAATTCCCTTAAATTTTCTCTGATTTTAAAGAAG CTGATTGATTGTGGAAAAGTTAATGTGAAGGATGTGGCATTGGACGTTGGTCTCTCACCTGATTCTTTATCTGCATCACTTGCT GATGGTACTATGGTGCCTGATGTGCAAGGAAGAATAGTTAAATGGCTAAAAGACCATTCTAACTTGGATTTAAAGCagaaaaatggaaaaatgaAATTAAGATCAGCAATGTCATCCATGGCTGAGTTTGGGGATTCTGATGGCTCTGAAGCTGCTTCATTATCGGAGTCTGATATGGCAGATGTAGCTGTTAAGTCAGTACCCCCACGGAGAAGAACCAAAAGCAGTATTAGGTTTCTGAAGGATGACAAAGTAATAAGCTCATCCAAGGGGATCTTTAATGACAATGGCACATTGGACAAGATTAAGGTTGATCAACCTGTCACTGATGAACAAGAAAATTTAAGTAGAGTGTCTGTCCCTGATCCTGTTGAGAAG AATCCAACAGAGGCCGATGTGTTTCAACATTCTTTGATGACACATTCACCTAGATCAGAAG GTCTTTTAGCTAAACCCTTGAATTGCAGCCTTTTGCAAATGGGTCAAGAGCAGTTGGGTACTATTCCTTTGCAGGGTACCTCAGCAATTGCAAATGAAGGTCAATCGTTTTCAGTTGCAAAACCGGTTATTCCTGAATTCAA TAAATCTGAGGCTGAAGTTCCTGGTTTTTATGTCCATCCGTATATTGAAAATAAGTTGTTGCAGATGCAGACTGGGGTGTCCTTAGAAAATTCAATATATG GTTCAAGTGAGGGAGAAATTTCACGTCTGGAGGCATCCTCCCATGCAAGTGTTTGCTGTAATCACCAAAATAAGCATCCAAAATGCTGTGACATCATTTTTAAATCCGATGAGATGAAACTAGAACAGTTGGTTAAGGCTCGAAAAATGGGAGTTCTAGAAATCTGTCCAGGTGATGAAATGGAAGGAGAGCTTATTTATTACCAGCATAGGTTGCTCAACAATGCGATTGCAAGAAAGCATTTTACTG ATAATTTGGTATCTAATGTTGCTAAGAGTCTTCCATTGGAGATTGATGCAGCACGGAGGCAAAAATGGGATGCTGTACTCGTTAACCAGTATCTTTGGGAGCTTAGGGAGGCAAAGAAGCAGGGTAGGAAGGAGAGACGGCATAAAGAAGCACAGGCTGTGCTAGCAGCTGcaactgctgctgctgctgcctcTTCTAGGATTTCATCATTTAGGAAAGAGGTTCTTGACGAATCTTCCCATCAGGAG AATGTGACGAAGTTGAATACTTCTAGTGGGAGGTCCAGCTTTTCCTCACAGATGATGCCGCGACCTAAAGAGACATTTCCGAGGGTGGCTGTTCCCCGGATTTCTGTGGAAAAACACTCGGGTTTTGTTCATTCAGTCACTGATTCTTCCAAAGAACATCCTAGATCTTGTGACATCTGCAGACGTTATGAAACGTTGTTAAACCCGATCTTAGTCTGTTGTAGTTGCAAG GTTGCCATTCACTTGGATTGCTATCGTAGGACTAGAGAATCTACAGGTCCATGGTATTGTGAACTGTGTGAAGAAATGTCATCAACTTGTATTGCTGGTGCTCCTGTCAATTTTTGGGAGAAAGATCATTTTGTTGCAGAATGTGGTTTATGTGGTGGCAAAACAGGTGCATTTAGGAAGTCTTCTGATGGTAAATGGGTACATGCCTTTTGTGCCGAG TGGATCTTTGAGTCAACATTCAGAAGGGGGCAAGTATCTCTCATTGAGGGAATG GAGACGATTTCTAAGGGGCTTGATTTTTGTTATATCTGCCGACGCAAATGTGGTGTCTGCATAAAA TGTAACTTTGGCAATTGTCAGTCAACATTTCATCCTTCCTGTGCTAGAAGTTCTGGTTTTTACATGAATGTGAAAACTTTCGGTGGAAAGATCCAACACAAGGCATACTGTGAAAAGCATAGTGTTGAGCAGAGGACGAAG GCTGAAACACAAATACATGGAACTGAGGAGTTAGAGAACCTCAGGAAAATCAGA GTTGAACTGGAGAGGGTACGACTACTTTGTGATAGAATCATCAAACGAGAAAAAGTAAAG CGGGAACTGCTCATTTGTTCACATGACCTTCTTGCTGTCAGGAGAGATCATGTTACTCGGACAGTGCTTGTTAATAGTCCTTTACTGCCACCTGATGTTAGTTCTGAATCAGCTACAACATCTCTTAACGGACATACAGATGATTACAAATCATGCAGTGATGCAATTCAAAGATCAGATGATGTGACTGTAGATAGTACAATTTCTGTGAAGCGGCGGAGAGTTCCTATAACTATTGACAATGACCCAAAAACAGATGATGACAGCTccacatcccaaaaccattctaCCAAAAAGCTCTTGGAGAGGCCACAAGTTTCTGATAAACATATTCCTTGTGGAGCTTCTAGTGCTGCAACTTGTAAGCTTTCGGAagatggaggatggaggtcaaaATCTAGGAAG CATGCCGAgacttttgagaaagaactGGTAATGACATCGGATCAAGCATcgatgaaaaatatgaaattaccCAAAGGATATGCATATGTTCCTGCTGATTGCATTCCAAATGAAAAGCAGATCAACCAGGATGCTTGTTCTGGTGAACAACCGCAAGGAGACGGGTAG